The genomic DNA CGAAAGAAGGTGGTTGATGATCGACACGCCTGACGGGAGCGACAATCTCACCCCGAAAAAGAAGAAAAAAGAGAAGACCCGTGATCGCCTGAAGGCCAAGAACGCTGATCGCGCGATGGACAACCTGTTCCGCATCGTGCTCAACACCCACCTGCAATTGAGCGCCATGGCGGACAACAAGGCCAACATGCTGATCACCGTGAGCGCGTTGATCCTTTCCCTGTCGCTGGTGAATTTCAACGATCCCACTCTGCAGCCGGCCATTATCAGCATGGGGTTGACCTGCGTGGCCACCATTCTGCTGGCGGTCTATGCCACGCTGCCCAACCTGCCCCCGCGTCTACCCAGGCCGGACCCGCAAAGCCCAGGGTTCAACATCATTTTCTTCGGCTATTTCAGCCAGTTGGAATATCCGGTGTTTGCGCAGGAGATGCAAAAAGTGATCAATGACCGCAGCCGTGTCTATGACTCCCTGGCGCGTGATCTCTACAACCTCGGCAAGGTGCTGGGCGATCGCAAATATCGCTTCATTCGCATGAGTTATCTGGTGTTCATGACCGGCCTGGTGATCAGCTTTGTGATCCTGCTGACCAGCCTGGCCATCACCGCCTCAGTTCCGGTCGAGTGAAGGGCGGGGCCGCCATGCAACAGCCAAGCCAGCACGAGGCGTGCTGAATGGATCAACTCATTTGCCATTTGATAGGGGATTATGTGCTGCAAACCGATTGGATGGCGCGCACCAAGCTCTCGAGTCTCACGGCCGCCATTGTGCACGCACTGGTTTATTCCCTGCCCTTCACCCTCATCACCGGCTTCAGTTGGGCGCTGCTCGTCATCTTCGTCACCCACGTCGTGATCGACCGCTACCGGCTCGCGGCCTACATCACGCGCTTCAAACAGTGGTCGTGGCGCGGGGCCACCCCCCAGCCTCCGCCGCCGGAGATCAGTACGATTTTGCTCATCGTCATCGACAATACCGTCCATCTCACCATCAATTATCTATCCATCAAATACTTGGGCTGACCACGTGATCTTTGCACGCTCCAGCGGTGTGCTGCTGCATCCGACCTCGCTGCCCGGCCGTCTGGGCATCGGCGATCTCGGGGCCGCAGCTTATGCTTTTGTTGATGCTCTGGCCGGGATGTCACAACACCTGTGGCAGGTGCTGCCCTTGGGGCCCACCGGCTACGCCAATTCCCCCTATCAATCCTTCTCGGCTTTTGCCGGGAACCCGCTGCTGATCAGTCTGGAAAGGCTGGTGGATGAAGAGTGGTTGCCGCCGGCCCGTCTCGAAGCCGTGCCGGACTTTCCGGCGGCGCGCGTGGATTATGGCCGGGTGATTCAGCACCGGCTGCCGTTGCTGCACGAAGCCGCCGCCATTTTTCAGGCCCAGGCCTCCACTTTTGAAAAAAAGGTCTTCGAAGAATTTTGCGAACGTGAGGCCGCCTGGCTGGAAGACTACGCCCTGTTCATGGCCCTGAAGGAAGTGCATGCCCTGCGACCGTGGACCACCTGGCCGCCGGAACTGGTGCGCCGGCAGCGCAAGGCACTGAGCCATTGGCGCCGCGAGCTGGCCGGTGAAATTTTCTGCCAGAAGTTTTTGCAATTCCAATTCTTCAAGCAATGGCGGGAGTTGAAGGCGTATGCCGGCGCGCACGGCGTCAGGATCATTGGCGATATTCCCATCTTTGTCGCGCATGACAGCGCCGATGTCTGGTCACATCCCGAGTTGTTTCATCTCGACGACCGCGGCCAGCCCACCGTGGTGGCGGGCGTGCCGCCGGATTATTTCAGCGCCACCGGCCAGTTGTGGGGCAACCCGATTTATCGCTGGCAGCGCATGGCGGAAACCGGCTATGCCTGGTGGATCGCACGCTTCCGCGCCACCCTCCAGCTTGTGGATTACATCCGCCTCGATCACTTTCGCGGCTTTGAAAAGCACTGGGAAATTCCCGCCGGCGAGAAGACCGCCGTCAACGGCAAATGGGTGGAGGGCCCGGGGGCGCGTTTCTTTAACGCTGTGCGGGAGGCGCTCGGCCAGCTTCCCATCATCGCGGAGGATTTGGGCGTGATCACCCCGGAAGTGGAGGCGCTGCGCGAACAGTTCGGCTTTCCCGGCATGAAGGTGCTGCAGTTCGCCTTCGGGCATGATGAACGGGTGGTGCGCGGTCTGATCGACGGCTTCCCGGAAAACGCCGTCATCTACACCGGCACGCATGACAACGACACCACCCTGGGCTGGTTCCAGAATCCCGGCGGCAGAAAACCGGAGGAATTCGTCGCAGAACGCGCCACCGTCCGGAAATTTTTTCAGAATGACGACAGTGAGATCAACTGGAAATTGATCGAGGTGGCGATGAAATCCGCCTGCCGCGCCGCCATCATTCCCCTGCAGGATTTGCTCGGCCTGGGTTCCGAGGCTCGCATGAACCTGCCCGGCACCACCACCGGCAACTGGGAATGGCGCTTCACCGCCGGGATGCTGACCCCCCAGCTTCGCGAACGGTTCAGGGCGCTGACGGTGAAATCCGGCCGCGCGTGAAGGCCGCGCCCATTTGCCGGCAGGATCATCCGCGGGAGACGGCTCGAAGCGGAACGCAGAAACAAAAAAGCCGGCGTGGTCCCGCCGCCACACCGGCTTTGCGCATCCATGATGGATGAGAAGTGGAAATCCCGTCTTTATTGCATCACAGCAGCAGGGAATTCACCGCGCTAGCGCACGAGAAACTCACCCTCCACGCTCAACACTTCCAGACCGCGATTGTTGGAATCGCGCACCACGAAGTCGGACAGCCACACGCGATAGCGCGTGCCGGGGGGGACGCCGGCCTCGACCTGAAAATCGACATCGAACAAATGCCGCGGTTCCAGCAGCGGTGGCAGGCTGCGGCCGCTGTCATCGAACAGCACGACCCGCAGCGCCGGTGAGCCGGCGCTGGTGATGAGGTTGCTGTCGAGGTTTTGCAGCGGTAGAGTGCCGTCTTTCACCAAACCGCGCGGCTGCAGACCAAAGCTCTCGGAATTGCCGCGGATGTGGGCATGGAGGTCGAGTTGCAGGCCGCGCAGGGTGTCGGCGCTGATCAGGTAAATTGGCACCTGGTTGCGGCTGGAGCCGGCAGCGCCCGCGCCACGGCCGGCAATCATCACCACGCGGCGGCCGGCAACCGGCACGGGATACAGCGTCACAGTCACCTGCTGTTCGACGCCGGCGGTGATGCGCACACCGGCCTGCACGCCGCGGTATTCCAGCAGGCTCTCCACCTCCGCCTGATCCGACCAGGCTTCCACCACCAGGCGCCGCTCTTCGCCGGGCGTCACTTCCAGCACGGCACTGAAAATCGAATCGCCCGGTGCCACGCGGGCGGTGGCGTGCGCCAGCGTGTCAGCGGCGAACAAAACATAAATCTCGATGCGGTTGATTGGCTGCACGGCCGGCGGTTTCATCCAGCCACCGGCCGACTCACCCGGGTGCAGCGTGCCCCGCCGGAACTCGAGCTGCAGCGCGAGGGTGGCGGGAGCGGAGGCTGTGGGCGGCAGCGCAGTGCAGGCGGAGAGCGTCAGTGCCGCTGCGGCAGCGCCAAGAATGTGG from candidate division KSB1 bacterium includes the following:
- a CDS encoding DUF5706 domain-containing protein; protein product: MIDTPDGSDNLTPKKKKKEKTRDRLKAKNADRAMDNLFRIVLNTHLQLSAMADNKANMLITVSALILSLSLVNFNDPTLQPAIISMGLTCVATILLAVYATLPNLPPRLPRPDPQSPGFNIIFFGYFSQLEYPVFAQEMQKVINDRSRVYDSLARDLYNLGKVLGDRKYRFIRMSYLVFMTGLVISFVILLTSLAITASVPVE
- a CDS encoding DUF3307 domain-containing protein; the protein is MDQLICHLIGDYVLQTDWMARTKLSSLTAAIVHALVYSLPFTLITGFSWALLVIFVTHVVIDRYRLAAYITRFKQWSWRGATPQPPPPEISTILLIVIDNTVHLTINYLSIKYLG
- the malQ gene encoding 4-alpha-glucanotransferase, with protein sequence MIFARSSGVLLHPTSLPGRLGIGDLGAAAYAFVDALAGMSQHLWQVLPLGPTGYANSPYQSFSAFAGNPLLISLERLVDEEWLPPARLEAVPDFPAARVDYGRVIQHRLPLLHEAAAIFQAQASTFEKKVFEEFCEREAAWLEDYALFMALKEVHALRPWTTWPPELVRRQRKALSHWRRELAGEIFCQKFLQFQFFKQWRELKAYAGAHGVRIIGDIPIFVAHDSADVWSHPELFHLDDRGQPTVVAGVPPDYFSATGQLWGNPIYRWQRMAETGYAWWIARFRATLQLVDYIRLDHFRGFEKHWEIPAGEKTAVNGKWVEGPGARFFNAVREALGQLPIIAEDLGVITPEVEALREQFGFPGMKVLQFAFGHDERVVRGLIDGFPENAVIYTGTHDNDTTLGWFQNPGGRKPEEFVAERATVRKFFQNDDSEINWKLIEVAMKSACRAAIIPLQDLLGLGSEARMNLPGTTTGNWEWRFTAGMLTPQLRERFRALTVKSGRA